The stretch of DNA ACAAGGATGGCATCTTTGTAAGAGACTTCCCGGTCTGTCTTTTTTGCTCTATCGGCAAAAATCAACAAAACGCCGGTTATAATGAGCATGAACCCAACCAACAACATCTGTCGGCTAAATAATTGTTCAATAAGGTCTTCATACATTAGGCCAACGAAAACGGCTGGAATCATCGAAAGGATGATCTTTAAAGAAAAAGCAGTTTCGTCATTGTATTTGAACTGAAATAACCCTTTCAGGATTTCCCATACTTCTTTCCGAAAGACAAGTATGGTACTCAGGGCCGTGGCGGCGTGAAGGGTGACCGTCATTAGTAGGCTTTCTTCTGCCAGGCTATCATCTCCTAGAAAGTATTTGGCAATTTCGAGATGCCCACTACTGCTCACAGGCAGAAACTCGGTTAATCCCTGAACGATACCGAGTACAATTGAACGCAATAAATCCCCCATTTTAGGCTTCTATTTTTTGGCTTTTTGGTTTAAAAATGGCGTACATTCCTACGCCTAAACCTAGCAAAATCACAATGGGGGCTAGCGTGATTCTACGATGACTATAAATAATGTTTTCATCCCAAACATCTGGGCTGGGCATGGCACCACCACTCATCAGCAATAACCCGATCGCAATTAGTCCTGCTGCAGCCAGTAGTAAAAGGTAATTCGTTCTTCCATACAATAAATCATCCCCACCTCTAGCCGGTTGGCTTCGAGTGCTTCTAGCAACCGTTGGTTTTACTTTTGTTTCTGGTGTGGAAGTAGGAACAACAACTTTCTTTTTAGGTGGTTTATGTTTACTCATACGTGTTTTTTCTTTTTAAGGTTAAAAAGCCCGGTTCGATTTTTTTATGTTATACACTAAATAACAAAGGCGGTTCAATATAAATCATCTACCCGCATTTTTAGGTATTTCTTTACGACATAATAGGTACTGCCCAAATTGATCAGCATCCCTATTAGTATCAAGACTATAAATAAAAGGGTAAAATGCCCCCAATTTCCTAAGGTTTCCAGCTCTGGAAATGCCTTTTGCCCCCAATACAAACATAGAACAAGCCCACCAATGGCTAATATGCCACTAATCAACCCGTAGCGAATCGACCCCAATAAATAGGGTCGGCTTATAAACTCCCAGGAGGCACCTACCAATTCCATGCTTTTAATTAAAAACCGATTGGCAAAAAGGGCCAGGCGAATGGTATTATGAATCAAAACCATCGCTACAAAAATAAAAAAGACCCCAATTCCCAGGGTGATCCAGCTCAAATTATCAACATTTTTAGCAATGACATCTACTAAACTCTCCTGATAGTAAACCCCTGCTATATGTGGATGTAAACGGAGTTTCTCACTGATCTGTTGCAAACTATCCGCATTTAGATAATTGGCCTTTACATTAAAGTTGATGACATCGTAGAGTGGATTGGGCAAGTCCAGTTTTAGAAAATCTTCTCCAAAAGCTTCGCTCATTTCTTTGGCAGCCTCTTCTTTGCTCGTAAAAGTAACGGTCCCCGCTTTTGTGAAAAGGCTATTCTCCAAATAAAGCTCCAAGTCTTTAACATCCTCGGTTCGAATACCGGCAGGCAACTCCAAAAGTACATTCACCTTTTCTTTAAAAACCAATACCAATTGCTGGGCGTGGATCGTGATCAAGCCAAACAAGCCCAATAAGAACAAGACTA from Saprospiraceae bacterium encodes:
- a CDS encoding undecaprenyl-diphosphate phosphatase, with protein sequence MGDLLRSIVLGIVQGLTEFLPVSSSGHLEIAKYFLGDDSLAEESLLMTVTLHAATALSTILVFRKEVWEILKGLFQFKYNDETAFSLKIILSMIPAVFVGLMYEDLIEQLFSRQMLLVGFMLIITGVLLIFADRAKKTDREVSYKDAILVGIAQAIAILPGISRSGATISTSVLLGIDRERAARFSFLMVVPLILGKVAKDSLDGAFVDPDVNVVALVVGFVAAFLTGILACVWMIKLVRKSNLTYFSVYCFIVATLVILGTLLKG
- a CDS encoding DUF3098 domain-containing protein — encoded protein: MSKHKPPKKKVVVPTSTPETKVKPTVARSTRSQPARGGDDLLYGRTNYLLLLAAAGLIAIGLLLMSGGAMPSPDVWDENIIYSHRRITLAPIVILLGLGVGMYAIFKPKSQKIEA
- a CDS encoding permease-like cell division protein FtsX gives rise to the protein MAKQSEQQLARRKPNYLYAIISVALVLFLLGLFGLITIHAQQLVLVFKEKVNVLLELPAGIRTEDVKDLELYLENSLFTKAGTVTFTSKEEAAKEMSEAFGEDFLKLDLPNPLYDVINFNVKANYLNADSLQQISEKLRLHPHIAGVYYQESLVDVIAKNVDNLSWITLGIGVFFIFVAMVLIHNTIRLALFANRFLIKSMELVGASWEFISRPYLLGSIRYGLISGILAIGGLVLCLYWGQKAFPELETLGNWGHFTLLFIVLILIGMLINLGSTYYVVKKYLKMRVDDLY